TGTATATACTCTGCTTTACTTGGGTTATCAGTCACAAGAGATTCCAACTTGTTGATGTATTGCTTGAAATTCCTCAAACCTCTAAAACCTACATTTCTACCAGTTTTAGAAAAGAGAAACAAGACATCCATATCACTGGCATTGAGTATTTTATTGTATTTGTCAAAAACATTAAACCCTGCTCCGACTTTGATGAAAAAGTAATTGGTATATAAGCCTCTATCGTGTTCTTTTTCAGAATATCTACTGCGAATCCCTTCATCATAATGAATAAGCGTGACGTTTACGTTTAAATGAACAAAGTTTTTTCTAAAAAAGCGTTGGATTCGTTTGTTTAAAGTTTTCGTTTTTTCGGCTCGTTCAGATTCCTTGTTGAATTTTAGCTCACATAAAATGGTTAAATCAAGTTCTTCAAAAAGAGGGAAATCTTGAAGTAAATTCAAGAGCAGAGGAAACAGGTTTTTGTCAATCGGTCCAGTGCTTTTATCTGATAACAAATATTTATCAAAAATGAGCATTGACCTGATAGGATGTTGAAACAACTTTATTTTTTCCCAAGAATCAAATTTGGGATTGGCTTTGGGGTCTAAAGTAATCGGAATAGGCGTGTCTTCTTTGGCATTGTAAAAAAGTTTCCATTCATACACTAAATTGTTCGGATTGAGGTAGATATACCCAAATTTTTCGCTTAATTCTTGGCATTGATTGGATTCAATAGTCGTGAAAAACAATTTGAAAATTGAGCCTTTTTGGTAAAACTCATTGGTTTGAAGTTGGCTTGATAGCTCTTTTTGAAAAACAATGTTGTGAATATTGTCAAAAAACAAACTTAAAAAGGGAGTGCTTGAAATAAAATCTTCAAGTTCTATAGGTGAAAGGGCATCGAAGTTCTCCAATTCTTCCATATCTGTCACCAATACAAAGGATTTGAAACGCTTCAAGAATCTTTCCCAATCAATATGGTACTCGCTTTTAGCATCATACTCCAAAAAATAATTTTCTAAAAAAGCTTTGGTGATAATGAGTTCCATGAGTTAGGATTAATTCGCTTTGACAGCGTTTAGTTCTTTCTTCAATTTCAACAATTCAAACCGCATCTGAGTAGCCATATCAAAGAATCCTTCTCCAAAATCATTGTCCAAACTCCCATCTTCTTCAATATTGATTCGTTCAACTTGTTTTTTCCCTTTTGGAACATCATCAGGATTGTAGAAATAATAAATTGAAGTATTGTCTGGTGTGATTTTCTTTTCTGCGGTCAGTATTTGCAGTCGTCGGATGAGATATTCGCTGTGTGTCTCAATGATAAATCGAAGTCCAAAAGTTTCCTGTGCATCTATAAATAAGTCTGCCAGTTTGGTTTGGAAATTGGGGTGCAAGCTGTTTTCGGGTTCTTCAATCATCAATAGTTTTGTTTTGCACAACACTATTTTCATCAGTAAAGGCAACAAAGCAGTAATCCCAAAACCCAAATCCGCCAACTCCAATTCCTTTCCATTTTTCCAAATTTTAACCGCATTTCCATACGTTCCTATAGGAACAAACTCCACCTTATCAGCGATTCCAAAACCTTCTTCTCCAAGCCATTTATAGATAAAAGTTGTTTTTTTTTCATCTTTTGATGCACCATTTTTGGTGTATTGTACCAATAGGTCATTGAAGAGTGTACCTTGTGATTGATAGGTGTAAAGTCTTTGGGTGTTGGCTTTTATTGGAGGGAGGTATTCTAATTGGAAGGCTGATTGTAGGATGATTTTAAAGATTTTTTCTATCCAGTCTATAATTCTATGGTCATAACTTTGTCCTCTTAGTTTTACAGTATCTATATCTATTTCATGGTGGGCAATGTCCCAAGGATACGGGCTGCTATTTTTAATATCAATACTACTAAATACTAAAGCGAATATTTCGCCAATTAATTTATTAATTCCTTGATTTTTAGACTGTTCTGTTGCGTTTAAAATCTTTAAAAGTCTTACCTTTTTTGGCTCAATAGTTTTTATTGCCTTTTCCAAATCCTCTATTTGATATGGAGTGCGTTTTAATGAAATGCCTAAATCACTACTAAATTTATTTTCATTAAAAACTAAATTATCTTGCAAATTGTATAAAAAATAATCTAATACTTTGCCATCCTTATATTGAAAAGAAGAAAATAAAAGGTATTGATTACCGATTGCATTAATCACATTATCATAATTTGCATAGTCCAAATCAGTTAGACCATATCTACTGTGCATATAGTTGTCAATTGCTGGGTATTCTTGTTTTAAATCGTGTATAATGAATTGTGTTATTTTTTCAGTATATGAATCTAACGAATTTTCATATTCAGGCATAAACTTAACAATCGAAACTATATCCTCCTCTTTCTCATTCAAAACCGACTCCAAACCTCCAAGATGATGATGCTCACCTGTAAAATCCAATTCCTCCAATCCATTCTTTTTCATGCTGTCAGCCAACAACAACAATGCCTTCAATACGGTACTTTTACCCGAATTATTCGCTCCTGTCAAAATCGTCAAAGGGGCAAATTCAAACTCTGTTGCATCTTTGAAAACTCTAAAATTTTTAAGGGTGATACCTGTTATATAAGCCATAAAGGAATAAGTTATTGAAGAAAAACAAATTTAGGAAAAAACATTTGTTTATCAATTTTTTCTCACAAACAAACACTACTTTTACTACTTTCCCTTACAACAACAATTGATGTCAAATTAGTTCAATTGCCATTGTTTTTATAAACTCTCGCTACTTTTTTGTAAAATTGAGGAATAGTTCAATCATGCAAATACATTTTTACACCTTATGAAAAACCTTCCATTTCGAACTTCATTTTTTTGCTTTTTCTGTTTAATTCTATTTTTGTTCTTCACCAATGCTTGTCGTCAATCCACTCCAATAGTTGAAAAAAAACCGAATAGAGGAGTGTTAGCCAAAAACGGCATGGTCGTCACCGCCAATCCCTATGCTTCTGCAATTGGCTTGGAAATATTAAAAAAAGGCGGCAATGCTTTTGATGCGGCAATAGCCGTACAGTTTGCCTTGGCTGTTTGTTATCCGAGAGCGGGCAACATTGGAGGAGGCGGTTTTTTGGTGTATCGAAAAGCAGATGGAACAGTCGGTAGTTTGGATTTTCGGGAGAAAGCCCCAAAAGCTGCAACAACAAATATGTATTTGGATTCACTCGGCAATTACATATCTGACCTGAGCAAACGAGGTCATTTGGCGGTTGGAGTGCCTGGCACAGTAGCGGGTATGGTTGCAATGCACGAAAAACTGGGCTCATTGCCTTTTGCAGATTTGGTGAATCCGAGTGTGGAATTGGCGCACAATGGGGTGAAATTGAGCAAAAACGAAGCAGACAAATTCAATCAATACCAAGAGGATTTTAAAGAATTGAATCACTTCCAAATCAATGCGTGGAAGGAAGGCGGTTGGCAAGAAGGGGACAGTTTGAAACATCCCGAATTGGCGGCAACTTTGGCCCGTATTCGCAACAGTGGACGGGATGGTTTCTACAAAGGTGAAACGGCGGATTTGTTCGTGGAAGAAATAAAAGCAGGCAATGGCATCATTACACACGAAGACTTGGAAGCCTATCAAGCAGTTTGGCGGGATGCTTTGGTGGAAAATTACCAAGATGATTACCGCATCATCTCTATGCCTCCTCCTTCAAGTGGCGGAATCGCTTTGGTGCAGTTGTTGGAAGGCTCCGAAATGTTTGACTTTACTGCAATGGGACACAATACAGTCGAAAGCATTCATGTTATGACCGAATTGGAGCGTCGGGTTTATGCTGATCGATCTATGTATCTGGGTGACATGGATTTCTACAAAGTTCCGATGCAGCAGTTGTTGAACCCTGACTATTTGAAAGAGCGTTTTGCAGACATCAAAATGGACAAAAAAACGGATTCTCAAGACATCAAGGAAGGCAAAGTCGGAAAGATTGAAAGTGTAGAAACAACGCATTTTTCGATTGTCGACAAAGACGGCAATGCGGCATCTATTACCACAACCCTCAACGACAATTACGGCTCGAAGGTGATGGTGAAAGGGGCGGGTTTTTTCTTGAACAACGAAATGGATGATTTCAGCGCAAAGCCTGGTGAGCCAAATATGTTTGGTTTGATAGGTGCGGAGGCGAACAAAATCGAACCCGAAAAACGGATGTTGAGCAGCATGACCCCAACTATTGTCGAAAAGAATGGTGAATTGTTTATGGTGGTCGGTACGCCTGGCGGTGCTACGATTATCACTTGTGTCTATCAAACGATTATGAATGTAATTGCCCACGGCATGAACATTCAAGAAGCTGTGAATGCTAAAAAAACACACTCTCAATGGCTTCCTGATGTAGTTCTTTTGGAGGAAAATGCAGTGGATGATGCCGTTGTAGAAGGATTGAAGAAGTTGGGGCATGAGATAGAGTACCGCCCTGCTTTGGGCCGAATGGAAGCCGTTTTGGTTTTACCTGACGGCACTTTGGAGGGAGCGGCCGATTATACAAGAGGGGATGATTCGGCTATGGGGTTTTGAAGGAACTTTAGATAGATTGAATTGTTGTACCAATAAAAATAATAATACCGAAAATCAGCAGCATCGCTGCAGCTCTATTTGTAAAAAGGATAGCTAAGAAGTTATTTTCAAGGGGCGTAGCCTCGTCACCAAAGTTGGTCTTATCGAAGCTACACTCCTATTGACTGCAATTCAAGACATTTTGCTGCAAATTTTTTAGAACGATTTATTCTGCGTTTATTATCCCTAATCTGGCCCAGTCAGTACCCTACAGGAATTGAACCACAAAAGGCACAAAGGACACAAAAGGAATCATAAAAGTCTTTTGTGTCCTTTTGATGCTTTTGTGGTTTAAAAATCAAAGTCTTGCCAATGGAACATTCCGATTTATCGGAAAAAAAACACAAGGTGTCAGTGTTTACTGACTAAAAAACAAGAATTACCCTAATAAAATACCCTTATTTGGCTAATTTTACCCCTCTATTTCATTTAGATTTTAATTTTCATTCCCCTGTGGCAAGACCAAAAAACACAACAAGCGGCAAAAAAAAAGCGGGCGCAAAAGAAACGCCCTTGATGAAACAATACAATACCATCAAGAAAAAATACCCTGATGCGATATTGCTGTTTCGAGTCGGCGATTTTTATGAAACCTTCGGTCCCGATGCCGTCACTACGGCAGCCGTACTCGGCATCACCCTCACCAAACGCCACAACGGGGCTGCCTCCGAAATAGAACTTGCAGGTTTTCCGCACCACGCACTCGACACCTACCTCCCCAAGCTGGTCAGAGCAGGTTATCGAGCAGCCATCTGTGAACAGTTGGAAGACCCCAAAATGACCAAAACTTTGGTGAAAAGAGGCGTAACTGAATTGGTTACACCAGGCGTAGCCCTCAGCGATAAAATACTGAACCACAAGACCAACAACTACTTGGCAGCCGTTCACTTCTCCAAACGCACCATCGGACTATCCTTTGCGGACATATCGACAGGCGAATTTTTGGTGACACAGGGCAATGCAGATTACATTGACAAACTACTGCAAAGTTTTCAACCCTCCGAAGTCATCTATTCCAAAAACCATTTGGAGGACTTCAAAGAATATTTCGGTGATAAATTTTACACCTATCCACTTGAAGATTGGGTATTTGCGCCCGATTTTACCCGTGAATTGCTCCTGCGGCATTTTCAGACCCAAACCCTCAAAGGTTTTGGCGTAGAAGGATTGGACATCGGCAATGTGGCAGCAGGTTCGATCATCCATTATCTCGGCACGACCGAACACGCCAACTTGCAGCATTTCACCGCATTGGGGCGATTGAAGCAAGACAAATACGTGTGGCTCGACCGTTTCACCATCCGCAATCTCGAACTACTTGAAAACCCTCATGATAGTGGTACACCTCTCATAAAAGTGCTCGACCAAACCATTTCTCCAATGGGTTCACGCCTCCTCCGCAAGTGGATTGTACTGCCATTGAAGGACATACGAGCCATCGGCAATCGGCACAGCATGGTCGAGTATTTCATGCAGCAAGAGGAATTTAAGGATAAAATGATTCAGCAGATTCAGCAAATTGGTGACATCGAACGCTTGATAGCCAAAGTGCCGATGGGCAAAATCACCCCTCGCCAAGTTGCCCAATTGAAGAAGGCCCTCTTTGCGATTGAGCCGATTCAAAAAATGTGTGAGGAAGCCTCCAATGAGATTCTGAACCGAATGGGTGAACAACTCAATCCCTGCAAAATCATCCGCAGCAAAATCGAAAAGGAACTCATTGAAGAACCTCCTGTGGCACTCAACAAAGGCAGTGTGATTCGAGAAGGCGTTTCAGAAGAATTGGACGAATTGAGGCGATTGACCAAAACCAGCAAAGATTTTCTATTGGAAATCCAACAGCGGGAAATTGAAAATACGGGCATTACTTCACTCAAAATCAGCTTCAACAATGTATTTGGCTACTACCTCGAAGTCCGAAACCGCTTCAAAAGCCAAGTTCCAAAAGAATGGATTCGCAAGCAAACGCTGGTCAGTTCTGAACGCTACATCACCCAAGAATTGAAGGAATACGAGGAAAAAATATTGGGGGCAGAAGAAAAAATATTGGAAATTGAAAGCCAATTGTTTGAAGCATTGGTGGCAAGCCTCAACACTTATATTCGCCCGATTCAACTCAATGCTGCTTTGATTGCTCAATTGGATTGTTTGCTTTCTTTCGCTCGTGCTGCAATCCGAAACAACTACTTCAAACCCCAAATCAACGACAGTCTCATCCTCGACATCAAAGCAGGACGGCATCCTGTGATTGAGCAGCAAATGAAAATTGGAGAAGAATACGTACCCAACGACATTTATTTGGACAGCGATAGTCATCAATTACTCATCGTTACGGGGCCGAATATGGCGGGAAAATCGGCTTTGTTGCGGCAGGCGGCGCTGATAGTAATCATGGCGCAAATGGGCAGTTTTGTTCCCGCAGCGGTTGCCAAATTGGGGATTACCGACAAAGTTTTCACAAGAGTAGGTGCTTCGGACAATATCAGTTCGGGTGAGTCGACCTTCATGGTAGAGATGAACGAAACGGCAAGCATTATGAACAACATTTCGGAACGCAGCTTGATTTTGCTGGACGAAATTGGAAGAGGAACAAGCACTTACGATGGCATTTCAATTGCTTGGGCATTGGCAGAATACCTTCACAACCATCCCAAAGCACAACCCAAAACGCTTTTTGCAACCCACTACCACGAACTGACCGAACTCTCCAACAAATTCGAGCGCATCAAAAATTTCCACATTTCGACCAAAGAGATTGGCAACAAGGTGATTTTCTTGCGGAAGTTGGTGCCTGGTGGCGCATTGCGGAGTTTTGGTATTCACGTTGCCCAAATGGCGGGAATGCCCAAGCAGATTTTGAAGCGGGCAAACGAGATTCTGGCACAATTGGAAGACAAGGGTTTGGCTTCTGACCAAATCAGTACACAATTGAAGCAAATGCCCGAAGCATCGCCCTATCAATTGAGCATTTTTGAGGTAAACAATCCCAAAATGCAAAAGGTGGAGGCTTTGTTGTCAAAAATTGATGTGAATACGCTTACACCAATTGAAGCATTGTTGAAGTTGAACGAGTTGAAGCAAGCATTGGAGCAAGAAGATTGATTTTATTTTTTACCTAATTCTTTCATTTCCTTCTCCAATTCCAGCTTCAAATTGGGATAATCGGTAATCACTGCATCCACTCCCATTTCCAACAACCGCTGAATATCCGCCAATTCATTGACCGTCCATGTAATCAACAAAATACCTTTTTGATGGACTTTTTTCAACAATTCAGGCGTAATTTTTTTGTAATAAGGTGCATATACATTGGGTAAAAAACCAAGTTCCTGTAGATTCCATTCCAAACTTTTGTCATTGTCCACCAAAAGTGAAAGTGGCAAACTCGGATTGATTTGCTTGAAGGCTTGCACGATTCGCACATCAAAAGACTGCACCAAAACTCTTCCTGCAATATTTGTGGCAATGATTAAATCATACACCAATTGGGCAAATTCGGCAGGAG
The Chitinophagales bacterium genome window above contains:
- a CDS encoding DUF3696 domain-containing protein; translated protein: MAYITGITLKNFRVFKDATEFEFAPLTILTGANNSGKSTVLKALLLLADSMKKNGLEELDFTGEHHHLGGLESVLNEKEEDIVSIVKFMPEYENSLDSYTEKITQFIIHDLKQEYPAIDNYMHSRYGLTDLDYANYDNVINAIGNQYLLFSSFQYKDGKVLDYFLYNLQDNLVFNENKFSSDLGISLKRTPYQIEDLEKAIKTIEPKKVRLLKILNATEQSKNQGINKLIGEIFALVFSSIDIKNSSPYPWDIAHHEIDIDTVKLRGQSYDHRIIDWIEKIFKIILQSAFQLEYLPPIKANTQRLYTYQSQGTLFNDLLVQYTKNGASKDEKKTTFIYKWLGEEGFGIADKVEFVPIGTYGNAVKIWKNGKELELADLGFGITALLPLLMKIVLCKTKLLMIEEPENSLHPNFQTKLADLFIDAQETFGLRFIIETHSEYLIRRLQILTAEKKITPDNTSIYYFYNPDDVPKGKKQVERINIEEDGSLDNDFGEGFFDMATQMRFELLKLKKELNAVKAN
- the ggt gene encoding gamma-glutamyltransferase, translated to MLAKNGMVVTANPYASAIGLEILKKGGNAFDAAIAVQFALAVCYPRAGNIGGGGFLVYRKADGTVGSLDFREKAPKAATTNMYLDSLGNYISDLSKRGHLAVGVPGTVAGMVAMHEKLGSLPFADLVNPSVELAHNGVKLSKNEADKFNQYQEDFKELNHFQINAWKEGGWQEGDSLKHPELAATLARIRNSGRDGFYKGETADLFVEEIKAGNGIITHEDLEAYQAVWRDALVENYQDDYRIISMPPPSSGGIALVQLLEGSEMFDFTAMGHNTVESIHVMTELERRVYADRSMYLGDMDFYKVPMQQLLNPDYLKERFADIKMDKKTDSQDIKEGKVGKIESVETTHFSIVDKDGNAASITTTLNDNYGSKVMVKGAGFFLNNEMDDFSAKPGEPNMFGLIGAEANKIEPEKRMLSSMTPTIVEKNGELFMVVGTPGGATIITCVYQTIMNVIAHGMNIQEAVNAKKTHSQWLPDVVLLEENAVDDAVVEGLKKLGHEIEYRPALGRMEAVLVLPDGTLEGAADYTRGDDSAMGF
- the mutS gene encoding DNA mismatch repair protein MutS, which codes for MARPKNTTSGKKKAGAKETPLMKQYNTIKKKYPDAILLFRVGDFYETFGPDAVTTAAVLGITLTKRHNGAASEIELAGFPHHALDTYLPKLVRAGYRAAICEQLEDPKMTKTLVKRGVTELVTPGVALSDKILNHKTNNYLAAVHFSKRTIGLSFADISTGEFLVTQGNADYIDKLLQSFQPSEVIYSKNHLEDFKEYFGDKFYTYPLEDWVFAPDFTRELLLRHFQTQTLKGFGVEGLDIGNVAAGSIIHYLGTTEHANLQHFTALGRLKQDKYVWLDRFTIRNLELLENPHDSGTPLIKVLDQTISPMGSRLLRKWIVLPLKDIRAIGNRHSMVEYFMQQEEFKDKMIQQIQQIGDIERLIAKVPMGKITPRQVAQLKKALFAIEPIQKMCEEASNEILNRMGEQLNPCKIIRSKIEKELIEEPPVALNKGSVIREGVSEELDELRRLTKTSKDFLLEIQQREIENTGITSLKISFNNVFGYYLEVRNRFKSQVPKEWIRKQTLVSSERYITQELKEYEEKILGAEEKILEIESQLFEALVASLNTYIRPIQLNAALIAQLDCLLSFARAAIRNNYFKPQINDSLILDIKAGRHPVIEQQMKIGEEYVPNDIYLDSDSHQLLIVTGPNMAGKSALLRQAALIVIMAQMGSFVPAAVAKLGITDKVFTRVGASDNISSGESTFMVEMNETASIMNNISERSLILLDEIGRGTSTYDGISIAWALAEYLHNHPKAQPKTLFATHYHELTELSNKFERIKNFHISTKEIGNKVIFLRKLVPGGALRSFGIHVAQMAGMPKQILKRANEILAQLEDKGLASDQISTQLKQMPEASPYQLSIFEVNNPKMQKVEALLSKIDVNTLTPIEALLKLNELKQALEQED